A window from Primulina huaijiensis isolate GDHJ02 chromosome 13, ASM1229523v2, whole genome shotgun sequence encodes these proteins:
- the LOC140991213 gene encoding uncharacterized protein produces MLPRRVIDRESREARDEQRNSLPRPPPDLQSQMLAGMTQFFAQFSRNNTEVDRRTRPEAVYERFRKMDPKDFGGTTDPTVAEGWIKSIELIFTFMELQDADRVRCATYLLKDDAQLWWEGASVSENLQNLTWEGFKEVFYSKYFTDDVRSRLTREFMTLRQGDRSVAEFVRKFEQGCHFVPLIANNAREKLRHFMDGLRPILCRDVRVTGPSTYAIVVTRALAVEQDLKDIETYRQGKRPFQAPQRQVQQPAKKPFQGPNKGK; encoded by the coding sequence ATGCTTCCTAGACGTGTTATTGACCGTGAGAGCCGTGAGGCTCGTGATGAGCAGAGAAATTCCCTTCCACGTCCACCACCAGACCTTCAGTCTCAAATGCTCGCGGGTATGACTCAATTCTTTGCACAGTTTTCGAGGAACAATACTGAGGTGGATAGGAGGACAAGGCCTGAGGCGGTGTATGAGCGATTCCGTAAGATGGACCCCAAGGACTTTGGGGGTACGACTGATCCTACGGttgcagagggatggattaagtccatagaGTTGATCTTTACctttatggagctgcaggatgctgATAGAGTTAGGTGTGCCACTTATTTGCTGAAGGACGATGCTcagttatggtgggaaggagcatcagtgtCGGAGAATCTGCAGAATCTGACTTGGGAAGGCttcaaggaggttttctactccaagtacttcaccgATGATGTACGCTCCCGACTgactagggagtttatgacATTAAGACAAGGAGACCGCAGTGTGGCGGAGTTTGTGAGGAAATTCGAGCAGGGGTGTCACTTcgtgcccctgatagctaataACGCAAGGGAGaaactgaggcattttatggatggtttacggccgatcttgtgCCGTGATGTTCGTGTAACTGGTCCTTCTACTTATGCCATTGTAGTGACCAGAGCTTTAGCGGTTGAACAGGATTTGAAGGACATCGAGACttataggcagggcaagaggcccttcCAGGCACCTCAGCGACAGGTTCAGCAGCCAGCTAAGAAGCCCTTTCAAGGGCCTAACAAGGGAAAATGA